A single window of Anomaloglossus baeobatrachus isolate aAnoBae1 chromosome 9, aAnoBae1.hap1, whole genome shotgun sequence DNA harbors:
- the LOC142250465 gene encoding protein FAM162A-like yields the protein MYRLASVTVRSILRGVCSPRTNARTALQPTRSYCQNAAKPSVTKNEAYVGNHLYRNERKPTDFDKRVLVWAGRYKNKEEIPEYVSWEVISAASSKVRIKVCMAMILFTIVGCIFMVRSGKKALQEDHTLLHRNIEKKAKWREEAKQEQSPSL from the exons ATGTACAGACTGGCCTCTGTCACTGTGAGATCCATACTCAGAGGGGTCTGTTCTCCAAGGACTAATGCAAGGACTGCCCTGCAGCCCACAAGGTCATACTGCCAGAATGCTGCCAAACCCAGTGTCACGAAAAATGAAGCCTATGTAG GTAACCATCTGTACAGAAACGAGAGAAAACCAACAGATTTTGACAAGAGGGTGCTTGTATGGGCCGGGCGGTACAAGAATAAGGAGGAAATCCCGGAATATGTCTC ATGGGAGGTAATTTCTGCTGCCAGCAGCAAAGTCCGGATCAAAGTCTGCATGGCGATGATACTTTTCACAATTGTCGGATGCATCTTCATGGTGCGATCTGGTAAAAAG GCTCTTCAAGAAGACCATACTCTGCTCCACAGGAATATAGAGAAGAAGGCAAAATGGAGAGAGGAAGCAAAGCAAGAACAGTCCCCTTCCCTCTAG